A region of Pyxidicoccus parkwaysis DNA encodes the following proteins:
- a CDS encoding aquaporin: protein MTAVSQSSVSPAAERLNRPRRMVVEALGCGLLVVALEGAHHGADHLGVSATDGRLFMSLAAGAVLACLTLVLQPLSGAHFNPALTFADALEDGTPWGDVPRYVLAQLGGGLVGRLVAHVMCGEPVLISTRMPSASWGQFLTELVATFGLLVIVRGCVRSRPSAIPLAVAGYVAATVWFTDSRSLANPALILARAVSTRASAVHPMDVESFVAAQMLGATLAVCLFRWLQAPTSKPARTWTLIFQCSQPQVAELAVSLFNQLASPERARAVSGDTALKPEPDGLPPLVVRLVLPGEAPAVGTSDGVSWSLPVRASATPDEERQLRAALREPMQRLLRERGWRRLYSVSGSARDVPRETT from the coding sequence ATGACGGCTGTGTCCCAATCCTCCGTGTCTCCCGCCGCAGAGCGCCTGAACCGGCCTCGGCGAATGGTGGTCGAAGCGCTCGGCTGCGGGCTGCTCGTGGTGGCCCTCGAAGGCGCCCACCATGGCGCCGACCACCTGGGAGTGAGCGCCACCGACGGGCGGCTCTTCATGTCCCTCGCGGCCGGCGCGGTGCTGGCATGCCTCACGCTGGTGCTCCAGCCGCTCTCCGGTGCGCACTTCAATCCCGCCCTCACCTTCGCGGATGCGCTCGAGGACGGGACGCCCTGGGGCGATGTGCCCCGCTATGTGCTGGCCCAGCTCGGTGGCGGGCTGGTGGGGCGACTCGTCGCGCACGTCATGTGCGGCGAGCCGGTGCTCATCTCCACGCGGATGCCCTCGGCCAGTTGGGGGCAGTTCCTCACGGAGCTGGTCGCCACCTTTGGCCTGCTCGTCATCGTCCGGGGCTGTGTGCGCAGCCGGCCTTCCGCCATTCCGCTCGCCGTGGCCGGCTATGTGGCCGCCACGGTGTGGTTCACCGACTCGCGCTCGTTGGCCAATCCCGCGCTCATTCTCGCTCGTGCGGTGAGCACCCGAGCCAGCGCCGTGCACCCGATGGACGTGGAGTCGTTCGTCGCCGCGCAGATGCTCGGCGCGACGCTCGCGGTGTGCCTGTTCCGCTGGTTGCAGGCGCCGACCTCGAAGCCGGCCCGCACATGGACGCTCATCTTCCAGTGCTCGCAGCCGCAGGTGGCGGAGCTGGCCGTGTCCCTCTTCAACCAGCTCGCGTCTCCGGAACGGGCACGCGCTGTCTCCGGTGACACTGCCCTGAAGCCCGAGCCGGATGGACTGCCTCCACTCGTCGTGCGGCTGGTGCTGCCGGGTGAGGCCCCCGCGGTGGGCACGAGCGACGGCGTGTCCTGGAGCCTGCCCGTCCGCGCGAGCGCCACGCCGGACGAGGAGCGGCAACTCCGTGCGGCCCTGCGCGAGCCCATGCAGCGGCTGCTGCGCGAGCGCGGCTGGCGGAGGCTGTATTCCGTCAGCGGCTCGGCGCGCGACGTTCCCCGCGAAACCACCTGA
- the ribA gene encoding GTP cyclohydrolase II produces MSDTRSPQVLPTRKPTQHLERFSEADVPTARGTLRTIVFRDKRNGREHVALVVGEVKGMEGVPVRIHSECLTSEVFGSLKCDCRQQLDRALDFITQGGLGVVLYLRQEGRGIGLGNKIKAYALQAKGLDTYEANRQLGFADDLRSYDIAAEMLRSLDVRSVDLITNNPLKIAGMVEEGVPVRRRIPSRTEHNPHNVDYLRTKRERTGHLIELFAEDDDTEAQAG; encoded by the coding sequence ATGTCGGATACTCGCTCACCTCAGGTCCTTCCGACCCGTAAGCCCACGCAGCATCTGGAGCGGTTCTCGGAGGCGGACGTCCCCACGGCGCGCGGCACCCTGAGGACCATCGTCTTCCGCGACAAGCGCAACGGCCGCGAGCACGTGGCCCTCGTCGTGGGAGAGGTGAAGGGCATGGAGGGGGTGCCGGTGCGCATCCACTCCGAGTGCCTGACGAGCGAAGTCTTCGGCAGCCTCAAGTGCGACTGCCGGCAGCAGCTGGACCGGGCGCTGGACTTCATCACCCAGGGAGGCCTGGGGGTCGTCCTGTACCTCCGCCAGGAGGGCCGGGGCATTGGCCTGGGGAACAAGATCAAGGCGTATGCCCTGCAGGCCAAGGGCCTGGATACCTACGAGGCCAACAGGCAGCTGGGCTTCGCGGATGATCTGCGCAGCTACGACATCGCGGCGGAGATGCTCCGGAGCCTGGACGTCCGCTCGGTGGACCTCATCACCAACAACCCGCTGAAGATTGCGGGCATGGTGGAGGAGGGAGTGCCCGTCCGTCGCCGAATCCCTTCCCGTACCGAGCACAATCCGCATAACGTCGACTATTTGAGGACGAAGCGCGAGCGTACGGGGCACCTGATTGAGCTCTTCGCCGAGGACGACGACACGGAAGCCCAAGCCGGCTGA
- the rnr gene encoding ribonuclease R, translating into MSLSPDQLKQILADADHPLGIKELLRLAGLHPGQQTELKRALRELVRKGAIQKEGKRFLPMEAPAPARRPDGGEQELPPSPWSRKGAGAAPQEGHEQRAPRGPQGREHPSGQGFRSRERPGRDFGGGRERRGFAGKDAARGGGFRRRGEERFAPRGRGFEGEDVPTVEGILHVHRDGYGFVHPVSGEGENIFLPPGEAQRALDNDRVVVEVSGRPGRFEGRLVRVVDRRRELAVGTYVEQGRHAVVYPTDTSLPGPIRVPFTQMAQEGDLVKVRLGVGAHLLDPDRGLFGEVAGSLGKPGEPSAEVLGTAFSQGFSDEFPPEAMDEADRYQVTVTDEEARGENRRDLRAMPLITIDGEDARDFDDAVYTEAHGDGWRLVVAIADVSHYVRRGSALDAEALRRATSVYLPDRVLPMLPERLSNGICSLRPDEDRLCMVADMTFDRHGQRRSYELYPAVMRSAARCTYNEVQDVLDGKDVPHRNAFKPHFEQLMALARALMKMRKERGAIDFDLPEHKVVLGKDGLPLRMDKRERKDSHRLIEECMLAANEAVARFFQDEGLPTVYRFHGEPDPEKLATFASLAEAYGFKLRFEDGVSSKELDAFVSQLSGHPEQRALNQLLLRSMMQAVYTASKVGHYGLAAEHYLHFTSPIRRYPDLLVHRLLKAHWARHGKKPSEGMLEREEAQLEDMAMQCSERERAAMQVEREVVSFYACLLMKDHVGEEFAATVAAITDFGFFVELDVEHVEGLVKAETLGPGAKLDKQTHALVYAHGRRVRVGQKLRVRLQSVNVTARKMDFEALQFEGEAVLARVERAGPHRRREWEAEAPRGHGRERAGRPGRREREAAAAGGQQGRREEPPHAGPRGRFVREGRREEAAPTRAGSRFQRTSREAEPQQPVASTGPTKGPKRRMFVRPEVPASEAEALPQTPGAPEAGGEPQGLPSAQPWEAAGEEAARSPHPGFDRIRALASQRKGGGRGDTRGAAHPRHGGNKPNREWQTGSGPRFPAPRPRPETQESFVDVLEARPEAQEMPGALPDVSMKPVAETGTPARVEAETGPAVAARPAAEARPPAPVEHAAPERVPTEPEQVSAAREAGPMEPVAAPARGAKRKAASKKAAAKKRAPTKKKAAAKVAKKAPKKKAAKPARGAKGSKPAKSRAAKSAKPRAPAKTKSPGRKKR; encoded by the coding sequence GTGAGCCTCTCTCCAGACCAACTCAAGCAGATCCTCGCAGACGCCGACCACCCGCTGGGCATCAAGGAGCTCCTCCGGCTCGCCGGCCTGCACCCCGGGCAACAGACCGAGTTGAAGCGCGCGCTGCGCGAGCTCGTCCGCAAGGGGGCCATCCAGAAGGAAGGCAAGCGCTTCCTCCCCATGGAGGCCCCCGCTCCGGCGCGGCGCCCTGACGGCGGAGAGCAGGAGCTCCCGCCGAGCCCCTGGAGCCGAAAGGGCGCCGGGGCCGCGCCACAGGAAGGGCACGAGCAGCGTGCCCCCCGCGGTCCCCAGGGCCGCGAGCACCCGTCAGGCCAGGGCTTCCGGAGCCGCGAGCGTCCGGGCCGGGACTTCGGGGGCGGCCGCGAGCGCCGTGGCTTCGCCGGCAAGGACGCCGCCCGGGGTGGTGGCTTCCGGAGGCGCGGCGAGGAGCGCTTCGCTCCACGCGGGCGCGGCTTCGAGGGCGAGGACGTGCCCACGGTGGAGGGCATCCTCCACGTCCACCGCGACGGCTACGGCTTCGTGCACCCGGTGTCGGGCGAGGGGGAGAACATCTTCCTGCCGCCGGGCGAGGCGCAGCGGGCGCTCGACAATGACCGGGTGGTGGTGGAGGTCTCCGGCCGCCCCGGGCGCTTCGAGGGCCGGCTGGTGCGCGTGGTGGACCGCCGCCGCGAGCTGGCGGTGGGCACCTACGTGGAGCAGGGCCGCCACGCGGTGGTGTACCCCACGGACACGAGCCTGCCGGGCCCCATCCGCGTCCCCTTCACGCAGATGGCGCAGGAGGGCGACCTGGTGAAGGTGCGGCTCGGCGTGGGCGCGCACCTGTTGGATCCGGACCGGGGGCTCTTCGGCGAGGTGGCCGGCTCGCTCGGCAAGCCCGGAGAGCCGAGCGCCGAGGTGCTGGGCACCGCCTTCTCCCAGGGCTTCTCCGACGAGTTCCCGCCCGAGGCGATGGACGAGGCGGACCGCTACCAGGTGACGGTGACGGACGAGGAGGCGCGCGGGGAGAACCGGCGCGACCTGCGCGCCATGCCGCTCATCACCATCGACGGCGAGGACGCGCGCGACTTCGACGACGCCGTCTACACCGAGGCGCACGGGGACGGGTGGCGGCTGGTGGTGGCCATCGCCGACGTGTCCCACTACGTGCGGCGGGGCAGCGCGCTGGACGCGGAGGCGCTGCGGCGCGCTACGTCCGTGTACCTGCCGGACCGCGTGCTGCCCATGCTGCCGGAGCGGCTGAGCAACGGCATCTGCTCGCTGCGTCCCGACGAGGACCGGCTGTGCATGGTGGCGGACATGACGTTCGACCGCCACGGCCAGCGACGCTCGTACGAGCTGTACCCGGCGGTGATGCGCAGCGCCGCGCGGTGCACGTACAACGAGGTGCAGGACGTCCTCGACGGCAAGGACGTGCCGCACCGCAATGCCTTCAAGCCGCACTTCGAGCAGCTGATGGCGCTGGCGCGCGCGCTGATGAAGATGCGCAAGGAGCGCGGCGCCATCGACTTCGACCTGCCCGAGCACAAGGTGGTGCTGGGCAAGGACGGCCTGCCGCTGCGCATGGACAAGCGCGAGCGGAAGGACAGTCACCGCCTGATTGAGGAGTGCATGCTCGCCGCCAACGAGGCGGTGGCGCGCTTCTTCCAGGACGAGGGCCTGCCCACGGTGTACCGGTTCCACGGCGAGCCGGACCCGGAGAAGCTGGCCACGTTCGCCTCGCTGGCGGAGGCGTATGGCTTCAAGCTGCGCTTCGAGGACGGCGTGTCCTCGAAGGAGCTGGACGCATTCGTCAGCCAGCTCTCGGGCCACCCGGAGCAGCGGGCGCTGAACCAGCTGTTGCTGCGCTCCATGATGCAGGCCGTCTACACGGCGTCGAAAGTGGGGCACTACGGCCTGGCGGCGGAGCACTACCTGCACTTCACCTCGCCGATTCGGCGCTACCCGGACCTGCTGGTGCACCGGCTGCTGAAGGCGCACTGGGCGCGGCACGGGAAGAAGCCCTCGGAGGGCATGCTGGAGCGCGAGGAGGCCCAGCTCGAGGACATGGCCATGCAGTGCTCCGAGCGCGAGCGCGCGGCCATGCAGGTGGAGCGCGAGGTGGTGTCCTTCTACGCGTGCCTGCTGATGAAGGACCACGTGGGCGAGGAGTTCGCCGCGACAGTGGCCGCGATTACGGACTTCGGCTTCTTCGTCGAGCTGGACGTGGAGCACGTGGAAGGGCTGGTGAAGGCGGAGACGCTGGGCCCGGGCGCGAAGCTGGACAAGCAGACGCACGCGCTGGTGTACGCCCACGGGCGCCGCGTGCGCGTGGGGCAGAAGCTGCGCGTGCGGCTCCAGTCCGTGAATGTGACGGCGCGGAAGATGGACTTCGAGGCGCTCCAGTTCGAGGGCGAGGCGGTGCTGGCCCGTGTCGAGAGGGCCGGTCCGCACCGTCGCCGCGAGTGGGAGGCCGAGGCGCCGAGAGGCCACGGCCGCGAGCGGGCAGGGCGTCCAGGCCGCCGGGAGCGCGAGGCCGCAGCGGCGGGCGGGCAGCAGGGCCGCCGCGAGGAGCCGCCCCACGCGGGACCGCGTGGACGCTTCGTGCGAGAGGGCCGTCGCGAGGAGGCCGCGCCGACGCGTGCGGGGTCTCGCTTCCAGCGCACGTCGAGGGAGGCGGAGCCGCAGCAGCCCGTTGCGTCCACCGGGCCGACGAAGGGGCCGAAGCGGAGGATGTTCGTGCGGCCGGAGGTCCCCGCGTCGGAGGCCGAGGCGCTTCCGCAGACGCCAGGAGCTCCCGAGGCCGGAGGCGAGCCCCAGGGGCTGCCCTCGGCGCAGCCATGGGAGGCCGCGGGCGAGGAGGCCGCGAGGTCTCCGCATCCGGGCTTCGACCGCATCCGGGCGCTGGCATCGCAGCGCAAGGGAGGCGGCAGGGGAGACACGCGTGGCGCGGCCCATCCCAGGCACGGCGGGAACAAGCCCAACCGGGAATGGCAGACCGGCTCCGGTCCTCGATTCCCCGCGCCCAGGCCCAGGCCCGAGACGCAGGAGTCCTTCGTCGACGTCCTCGAGGCGCGGCCCGAGGCGCAGGAGATGCCCGGAGCGCTTCCTGATGTCTCCATGAAGCCCGTGGCCGAGACGGGTACGCCCGCGCGTGTAGAGGCTGAGACTGGCCCTGCTGTTGCCGCGCGGCCCGCCGCCGAGGCCCGTCCTCCCGCGCCCGTCGAGCACGCGGCTCCGGAGCGTGTGCCTACCGAGCCCGAGCAGGTGAGCGCGGCACGCGAGGCAGGGCCCATGGAGCCTGTTGCCGCCCCCGCTCGAGGTGCGAAGCGCAAGGCCGCGAGCAAGAAGGCAGCGGCGAAGAAGCGCGCGCCAACGAAGAAGAAGGCCGCAGCCAAGGTCGCCAAGAAGGCCCCGAAGAAGAAGGCGGCGAAACCGGCGCGGGGAGCGAAGGGCTCGAAGCCCGCGAAGTCCCGCGCAGCGAAGAGCGCGAAGCCGCGCGCCCCCGCGAAGACGAAGTCACCGGGGCGCAAGAAACGCTGA
- a CDS encoding MgtC/SapB family protein, whose protein sequence is MRLMLALAVGLFVGLEREWRGKEAGLRTFGFASLLGGLGGLLGPQFAIAAVLLLGVLVCFLNWQSLRANQGAELTTSAALLVTGFTGVLCGLGHVVTPAAVAVTSAGLLTWKERLAGFSHQITAEELRSAILLAILAFAIYPVLPASPVDPWGLIAPRAAWVTVILIAAMGFVNYLLLKLFGTRGVEVTGFLGGLVNSTVTVTELSNRVRETDGRLQDVAYRGVMLATAAMALRNAVLLGLLSYRALVNSAVPLALILLSSVGLALVRTRRPDAPGPEAPSLPLQSPFSLQSALKFGAFLLLFQVVGTAGQSLLGHAGFYAVSALGGLVSSASAVASAASLCAHGLLSPTIAGVGAIIASLASAGVNFVLVARVSEQRPLTLRLGWALGMVMLLGLVGAFVQTRLADFIH, encoded by the coding sequence ATGCGGTTGATGCTCGCCCTGGCGGTGGGGCTGTTCGTGGGACTGGAGCGTGAGTGGCGCGGCAAGGAGGCGGGCCTGCGCACGTTCGGCTTCGCGTCGCTGCTCGGAGGACTGGGTGGGTTGCTGGGCCCGCAGTTCGCCATCGCCGCCGTGTTGCTGCTGGGCGTCCTGGTGTGCTTCCTGAACTGGCAGTCCCTGCGAGCGAACCAGGGCGCCGAGCTCACCACGTCCGCGGCCCTGTTGGTGACGGGCTTCACGGGTGTGTTGTGCGGACTGGGGCATGTGGTGACTCCCGCTGCCGTGGCCGTCACCAGCGCGGGGTTGCTTACGTGGAAGGAGCGGCTCGCGGGCTTCAGCCATCAGATCACCGCCGAGGAGCTGCGCTCCGCCATCCTGCTGGCCATCCTCGCGTTCGCCATCTACCCGGTGCTGCCGGCCTCACCCGTGGACCCGTGGGGCCTCATCGCGCCCCGGGCTGCCTGGGTGACGGTCATCCTCATCGCGGCGATGGGCTTCGTGAACTACCTGCTGCTCAAGCTCTTCGGCACGCGCGGCGTGGAGGTCACCGGCTTCCTGGGCGGGCTCGTCAACAGCACCGTCACCGTGACGGAGCTGTCCAACCGCGTGCGCGAGACGGATGGCCGGCTGCAGGACGTGGCCTACCGTGGGGTGATGCTGGCTACTGCCGCCATGGCGCTTCGCAACGCGGTGCTGCTCGGGCTCTTGTCGTACCGGGCGCTGGTGAACTCGGCGGTGCCGCTCGCGCTCATCCTGTTGTCGAGCGTCGGGCTGGCGCTGGTGCGCACTCGGCGGCCCGACGCGCCGGGGCCCGAGGCGCCCTCGCTGCCGCTGCAGAGCCCTTTTTCGCTCCAGTCGGCGCTCAAGTTCGGGGCCTTCCTCCTGCTGTTCCAGGTGGTGGGTACGGCGGGACAGAGCCTGCTGGGACACGCGGGCTTCTACGCGGTGAGCGCACTGGGGGGCCTGGTGTCCAGCGCCTCGGCGGTGGCGTCCGCGGCCTCGCTGTGTGCACATGGACTGCTGTCGCCGACCATCGCCGGAGTGGGCGCCATCATCGCGTCGCTCGCGAGCGCCGGCGTCAACTTCGTGCTCGTGGCCCGCGTGTCCGAGCAGCGCCCGCTGACGCTGCGGCTCGGATGGGCACTGGGGATGGTGATGCTGCTGGGGCTCGTCGGCGCGTTCGTCCAGACGCGGCTCGCCGACTTCATCCACTGA
- a CDS encoding protease inhibitor I42 family protein, with the protein MAKPKSGAKKTTPAGKAGAKPAAKKDNTARLDLIKNASKRVAKATTKLVKAVPEAAKVAKAAVKKAALPEKAPEEKAPKAAAAKAPEEKAPKAAAAKAPAAKKAAAPPAKTATAAAKAPAAKAAGGKASGKAGGAASAPVVPAADRPRPRATKLPPPGEPLTKREMEQLLTAGEGRGVTGEGSLKGRLVLVNDMPNLVVVGRDKRELTFLLQGPDQEVLPAYVDHKVSVSGLIRKTTNHGGVVDVRKYSAKKPEAEVVEVAPAETEPRLRYLSPGEVSMVTAAGMGAGIKGFASIRGNLEMTGEEFVLVVSNGGTRQQVSFLIEGKAASKGLRKHVGHTLQLQGVVDKTSGWGGRISAETVEPRPSEARAVSRDEMELVHIEGEVPTSVDVKLNHGLTVRLPEQPGFTWAIEPTVAKRVGLREANFEPGPNGGPATREFFFTPRNPGTFEVEFFLAKALTPGQVDRSFKINVTVKP; encoded by the coding sequence ATGGCCAAGCCCAAGTCCGGGGCCAAGAAGACGACTCCCGCTGGCAAGGCTGGCGCAAAGCCCGCTGCGAAGAAGGACAACACCGCCCGGCTGGATCTGATCAAGAACGCTTCCAAGCGCGTGGCGAAGGCTACGACGAAACTGGTGAAGGCTGTGCCGGAAGCGGCCAAGGTTGCCAAGGCCGCTGTGAAGAAGGCCGCGCTGCCGGAGAAGGCGCCCGAGGAGAAGGCTCCCAAGGCTGCTGCCGCCAAGGCGCCCGAGGAGAAGGCTCCCAAGGCCGCTGCCGCCAAGGCGCCCGCCGCGAAGAAGGCGGCGGCTCCTCCGGCCAAGACCGCCACTGCCGCCGCCAAGGCGCCCGCCGCGAAGGCCGCGGGTGGCAAGGCGTCCGGGAAGGCGGGGGGTGCCGCCTCGGCGCCCGTCGTGCCGGCCGCGGACCGTCCGCGCCCGCGCGCCACCAAGCTTCCGCCCCCGGGTGAGCCGCTCACCAAGCGCGAGATGGAGCAACTCCTCACCGCCGGCGAGGGCCGTGGCGTCACGGGCGAGGGCAGCCTCAAGGGCCGCCTCGTGCTCGTGAACGACATGCCCAACCTGGTGGTGGTGGGGCGCGACAAGCGCGAGCTGACCTTCCTCCTCCAGGGGCCGGATCAGGAGGTCCTCCCGGCCTACGTGGACCACAAGGTCTCCGTGAGCGGGCTGATCCGCAAGACGACCAACCACGGCGGCGTGGTGGACGTGCGCAAGTACTCGGCGAAGAAGCCGGAGGCCGAGGTGGTGGAGGTGGCTCCCGCCGAGACGGAGCCGCGCCTGCGCTACCTGTCGCCCGGCGAGGTCTCCATGGTGACGGCGGCCGGCATGGGCGCGGGCATCAAGGGCTTCGCCTCCATCCGCGGCAACCTCGAGATGACGGGCGAGGAGTTCGTCCTCGTGGTGTCCAACGGCGGCACGCGCCAGCAGGTGTCCTTCCTCATCGAGGGCAAGGCGGCCAGCAAGGGGCTGCGCAAGCACGTGGGCCACACGCTCCAGCTTCAGGGCGTGGTGGACAAGACGTCCGGCTGGGGCGGCCGCATCTCCGCGGAGACGGTGGAGCCGCGTCCCTCCGAGGCCCGCGCCGTGTCCCGCGACGAGATGGAGCTGGTCCACATCGAGGGCGAGGTGCCCACGTCCGTGGACGTGAAGCTCAACCACGGCCTCACCGTGCGGCTACCGGAGCAGCCCGGCTTCACGTGGGCGATTGAGCCCACGGTGGCCAAGCGCGTGGGCCTGCGTGAGGCCAACTTCGAGCCCGGTCCCAACGGGGGACCGGCCACCCGCGAGTTCTTCTTCACGCCCCGCAACCCGGGCACCTTCGAGGTGGAGTTCTTCCTGGCCAAGGCGCTGACGCCCGGTCAGGTGGACCGCTCCTTCAAGATCAACGTCACGGTCAAGCCCTGA
- a CDS encoding molybdopterin molybdotransferase MoeA gives MNDAATLLPVEEARARVLALATPLPAEWVPLEDALGRTLADDVTAQRTLPPWDNSAMDGYAVRSADLAGPLPVRLTVGETLYAGATPKREVERGTCARIMTGAPLPPGADAVVMRERTRPVPDGGADQVDILEAVEPGGFVRPRGEDAREGQVLLPRGTPLGIPELGLLWAQGRLSAPVPRAPRVAILSTGDELCRADEPPQGRIVDTNAPSLALAVRRAGGLPVLLGIARDTRDSVEAALSRVDGFDVVLTSAGVSVGEKDYVKEVLAALGVEQHFWRVAIKPGKPLVVGRRGGTLFFGLPGNPTSSLVTFELFVRPALRRLLGHADVEPARVSGRLDGRLSKPAGLAHFVRVTAAWREGGLWARPLATQTSGVLRSAAAATHLLHFPQEAKSLAHGDPVDLLPLSWVA, from the coding sequence ATGAACGACGCCGCCACATTGCTGCCGGTCGAGGAGGCTCGCGCCCGTGTCCTGGCCCTGGCCACCCCGCTGCCCGCCGAGTGGGTGCCCCTGGAAGACGCCCTCGGCCGCACCCTGGCCGACGACGTGACGGCACAGCGCACCCTGCCCCCCTGGGACAACTCGGCCATGGACGGCTATGCGGTGCGCAGCGCGGACCTGGCGGGGCCGCTGCCGGTGCGGCTCACGGTGGGAGAGACCCTCTACGCCGGCGCCACGCCGAAGCGGGAGGTGGAGCGCGGCACGTGCGCGCGAATCATGACGGGAGCTCCCCTGCCCCCGGGCGCCGACGCGGTGGTGATGCGCGAGCGCACCCGCCCGGTGCCCGACGGTGGGGCTGATCAGGTGGACATCCTGGAGGCCGTGGAGCCCGGCGGCTTCGTGCGCCCCCGAGGTGAGGACGCCCGGGAGGGCCAGGTGCTGCTGCCCCGGGGCACGCCGCTGGGCATCCCTGAGCTGGGGCTGCTCTGGGCCCAGGGGCGGCTGTCCGCACCGGTGCCGCGCGCGCCCCGGGTGGCCATCCTCTCCACCGGCGACGAGCTCTGCCGCGCCGACGAGCCGCCCCAGGGCCGCATCGTGGATACCAACGCCCCGTCGCTCGCACTGGCGGTGCGGCGGGCGGGCGGCCTGCCGGTGCTCCTGGGCATTGCCCGGGACACGCGCGACTCGGTGGAGGCGGCCCTGTCGCGGGTGGACGGCTTCGACGTGGTGCTCACCAGCGCGGGCGTGTCCGTGGGCGAGAAGGACTACGTAAAAGAGGTGCTGGCCGCCCTGGGCGTGGAGCAGCACTTCTGGCGCGTAGCCATCAAGCCCGGCAAGCCGCTGGTGGTGGGCCGGCGCGGCGGCACCCTCTTCTTCGGGCTGCCCGGCAACCCCACCTCCTCCCTGGTGACCTTCGAGCTGTTCGTCCGCCCCGCCCTGCGCCGGCTGCTCGGGCACGCCGACGTGGAGCCCGCTCGTGTGTCCGGGCGGCTGGACGGCCGCCTGTCCAAGCCCGCCGGGCTGGCCCATTTCGTCCGTGTCACGGCCGCCTGGAGGGAGGGCGGCCTGTGGGCGCGTCCCCTGGCCACCCAGACTTCAGGGGTGCTGAGGTCGGCGGCGGCGGCGACGCATCTGCTGCATTTTCCCCAGGAGGCCAAAAGCCTGGCTCATGGGGACCCCGTGGATTTGCTTCCACTCTCCTGGGTGGCCTGA
- a CDS encoding DUF3185 family protein, producing MGFVRLLGVMLAVAGGVMLWTGLRARDSMAERVTEAFTGRNTESTTLYLAGGGAALAGGVLLVLFGEGGGRRRR from the coding sequence GTGGGATTCGTCCGGCTTTTGGGAGTGATGCTCGCCGTCGCGGGAGGCGTGATGCTGTGGACGGGCCTGCGCGCGCGGGACTCGATGGCGGAGCGGGTCACCGAGGCCTTCACCGGCCGCAACACCGAGAGCACCACGCTGTACCTCGCGGGCGGCGGCGCGGCGCTGGCCGGTGGAGTCCTGCTGGTGCTCTTCGGCGAAGGCGGCGGTCGGCGCCGACGGTAG